One window from the genome of Trabulsiella odontotermitis encodes:
- the ygeW gene encoding knotted carbamoyltransferase YgeW, producing MKTVNELIKDINTRNSHLHEKDFLLTWEQTPDELKQVLDVAAALKTLRAENIATKVFNSGLGISVFRDNSTRTRFSYASALNLLGLAQQDLDEGKSQIAHGETVRETANMISFCADAIGIRDDMFLGAGNAYMREVGAALDDGFKHGVLPQRPALINLQCDIDHPTQSMADLAWLREHFGSLENLKGKKIAMTWAYSPSYGKPLSVPQGIIGLMTRFGMDVTLAHPEGYDLIPDVIEVAKNNAKASGGSFTQVTNMADAFKDADIVYPKSWAPYKVMEKRTELLRASDHDGLKTLEKACLAQNANHKDWHCTEEMMKLTRNGNALYMHCLPADITGVSCAEGEVTEAVFEKYRIATYKEASWKPYIIAAMILARKYARPGVLLDQLLKEAQARLK from the coding sequence ATGAAAACAGTTAACGAGCTGATTAAGGATATCAACACACGCAACTCCCACCTGCATGAGAAAGACTTTCTCCTGACGTGGGAACAAACCCCGGATGAACTGAAGCAGGTACTGGATGTCGCGGCGGCTTTAAAAACGCTGCGGGCCGAGAACATTGCGACCAAAGTGTTCAACAGCGGCCTGGGCATTTCCGTCTTCCGTGATAACTCCACCCGCACCCGCTTCTCTTACGCCTCGGCACTGAACCTGTTAGGTCTGGCGCAGCAGGATCTCGACGAAGGGAAATCGCAGATCGCCCACGGCGAAACGGTGCGTGAAACCGCCAACATGATCTCCTTCTGTGCTGATGCCATCGGGATCCGCGATGATATGTTCCTCGGTGCCGGTAACGCCTATATGCGCGAAGTGGGCGCCGCGCTCGATGATGGCTTCAAGCATGGCGTGCTGCCGCAGCGCCCGGCACTGATCAACCTGCAATGCGACATCGACCACCCGACGCAGTCAATGGCCGACCTCGCCTGGCTGCGTGAGCATTTTGGCTCGCTGGAAAACCTGAAAGGCAAGAAAATCGCCATGACCTGGGCGTACTCTCCCAGCTACGGCAAACCGCTCTCCGTACCGCAGGGGATCATCGGCCTGATGACGCGCTTCGGCATGGACGTCACGCTGGCGCATCCGGAAGGCTATGACCTGATCCCGGACGTCATTGAAGTGGCGAAAAATAACGCCAAAGCCTCCGGCGGCAGCTTCACCCAGGTCACTAACATGGCCGACGCGTTCAAAGATGCCGACATCGTCTACCCGAAATCCTGGGCGCCTTACAAGGTGATGGAAAAACGCACCGAACTGCTGCGCGCCAGCGATCACGATGGCCTGAAAACGCTGGAAAAAGCCTGCCTGGCGCAGAACGCCAACCACAAAGACTGGCATTGCACCGAAGAGATGATGAAGCTGACCCGCAACGGCAATGCGCTCTACATGCACTGTCTGCCAGCGGATATCACCGGCGTGTCCTGTGCCGAAGGGGAAGTAACCGAAGCCGTGTTCGAGAAATACCGCATCGCCACTTATAAAGAAGCGAGCTGGAAGCCGTACATCATCGCCGCCATGATCCTCGCCCGTAAATATGCCCGACCGGGCGTTCTGCTGGACCAGTTGCTCAAGGAAGCGCAAGCGCGCCTCAAATAA
- a CDS encoding sigma-54 interaction domain-containing protein yields MMPSNTLSVLMQIQPTIQRFARMLSSVLQLDVEIVDEALCRVAGTGAYGKSIGRKLNADSRLLRYVLETKKEKVVTHSRFDPLCEGCVNKDNCKEKAFLGTPVIYQDTCVGVISLIAVTHEQQERITDNLHAFSDYVRHVSSIFVSRLLDDQSGNDNIRKVFLTMIENMDQGVLVVGQDNQVKMVNQAALKVLGVTQANILGKNVHFRPLTFERNFTSGHMQHVVSFDDNSELIIGQLHTIQDQQLFLMAFHQSHSSSTLAPVQDEPQIEHLVGECRPMRILKNLISRIAPSPSSVLIVGESGTGKEVVARAIHKLSDRKAKPFIAINCAAIPEQLLESELFGYVKGAFTGASANGKTGLVQAANHGTLFLDEIGDMPLTLQAKLLRAIEAREIQPVGSSNPIAVDIRIISATNQNLEQFIADGKFREDLYYRLNVIPLRLPPLRERQEDIELLIHYFLHLHTRRLDLVYPGIAPEVIALLKRYRWPGNLRELSNLIEYLVNVVPSGEVIDLSFLPPNLVNSGKLPEQETASVTVLYNQKEEEGVTPLEEMEKQMIREALSRYSNKKQAADELGIGIATLYRKIKKYELMSA; encoded by the coding sequence ATGATGCCCTCAAACACATTATCAGTTCTGATGCAGATCCAGCCCACCATCCAGCGCTTTGCCCGAATGCTTTCCAGTGTATTGCAGCTGGACGTCGAGATTGTTGACGAAGCGCTGTGCCGCGTTGCCGGTACTGGCGCGTATGGCAAATCGATCGGGCGTAAACTGAATGCGGATTCGCGTTTGCTTCGTTATGTTCTTGAAACGAAGAAAGAAAAAGTGGTAACGCACTCGCGGTTTGATCCGCTTTGCGAAGGGTGCGTCAACAAAGATAACTGTAAAGAGAAAGCGTTCCTCGGCACGCCGGTGATTTATCAGGACACCTGCGTCGGGGTGATTAGTCTCATCGCCGTGACTCATGAACAACAGGAACGTATTACTGATAATCTTCATGCGTTTTCTGATTATGTTCGTCATGTTTCGTCAATATTTGTATCGCGACTTCTTGATGACCAAAGCGGTAACGATAATATCCGCAAAGTATTTCTCACCATGATTGAAAATATGGATCAGGGCGTGCTGGTGGTAGGCCAGGATAATCAGGTGAAAATGGTCAATCAGGCGGCATTAAAGGTGCTTGGCGTGACACAGGCGAATATTCTTGGCAAAAATGTTCATTTTCGCCCTCTGACCTTTGAACGTAATTTTACCAGCGGCCATATGCAGCATGTGGTGTCATTTGATGATAATAGCGAGCTGATTATTGGTCAGCTGCATACAATCCAGGATCAGCAGCTGTTTTTAATGGCCTTTCATCAGTCACATTCCTCGTCCACGCTGGCGCCGGTCCAGGACGAACCGCAAATTGAACACCTGGTTGGTGAATGCCGGCCGATGCGGATCCTGAAAAACCTGATTAGCCGCATCGCCCCCAGCCCCTCCAGTGTGCTGATCGTCGGCGAAAGCGGAACGGGGAAAGAGGTGGTGGCGAGAGCCATTCACAAACTGAGTGACCGCAAAGCAAAACCCTTTATCGCCATTAACTGCGCCGCCATCCCGGAACAGTTACTGGAAAGCGAACTGTTTGGTTATGTGAAAGGCGCGTTTACCGGCGCGTCGGCCAACGGTAAAACCGGCCTGGTGCAGGCCGCCAATCACGGCACGCTGTTTCTCGATGAAATCGGCGATATGCCACTCACCTTGCAGGCCAAACTGCTACGCGCTATCGAAGCGCGTGAGATCCAGCCGGTGGGGTCCAGCAACCCGATAGCCGTAGATATCCGTATTATTTCCGCCACCAACCAGAACCTCGAGCAGTTCATTGCCGACGGCAAATTTCGTGAAGATCTCTACTATCGCCTGAACGTCATTCCTTTGCGGTTGCCGCCGCTGCGCGAGCGTCAGGAAGATATCGAACTGCTGATCCACTATTTCCTTCATCTGCACACCCGGCGGCTGGATCTGGTTTATCCGGGCATCGCGCCGGAAGTGATCGCGCTGCTCAAGCGTTATCGCTGGCCGGGCAACCTGCGCGAGCTGAGCAATCTGATTGAGTATCTGGTGAACGTGGTGCCGTCCGGCGAGGTTATTGATCTCTCCTTCCTGCCGCCAAACCTGGTGAATAGCGGCAAGCTGCCCGAACAGGAGACAGCAAGCGTGACCGTGCTCTACAACCAGAAAGAGGAAGAGGGCGT
- a CDS encoding YgeY family selenium metabolism-linked hydrolase, whose product MAKHIPFKLILEKANHYQEDMTRFLRDMIAIPSESCDEKRVIHRIKEEMEKVGFDKVVIDPMGNILGYVGHGPRLVAMDAHIDTVGIGNIKNWNFDPYEGMETDELIGGRGASDQEGGMASMVYAGKIIKDLGLEDEYTLLVTGTVQEEDCDGLCWQYIIEQSGIRPEFVVSTEPTDCQIYRGQRGRMEIRIDVQGVSCHGSAPERGDNAIFKMGPILGDLQELSARLGYDEFLGKGTLTVSEIFFTSPSRCAVADSCAVSIDRRLTWGETWEGALEEIRALPAVKKANAVVSMYNYDRPSWTGLVYPTECYFPTWKVEEDHFTVRALSNAYEGLFGQSPVVDKWTFSTNGVSIMGRHGIPVIGFGPGKEPEAHAPNEKTWKAHLVTCAAMYAAIPLSWLATE is encoded by the coding sequence ATGGCTAAGCACATTCCATTCAAACTGATTCTGGAAAAAGCAAATCACTATCAGGAAGACATGACCCGTTTTTTACGCGACATGATCGCCATTCCCAGCGAAAGCTGCGATGAAAAGCGCGTGATTCACCGCATCAAAGAAGAGATGGAAAAAGTCGGCTTCGATAAAGTGGTTATCGATCCGATGGGCAACATTTTAGGCTATGTCGGCCATGGTCCACGCCTGGTGGCGATGGACGCGCACATCGATACCGTGGGGATCGGCAACATCAAAAACTGGAATTTCGATCCCTACGAAGGGATGGAAACCGACGAGCTGATCGGCGGACGCGGCGCCTCTGACCAGGAAGGCGGGATGGCCTCCATGGTGTACGCCGGGAAGATCATCAAAGATCTGGGGCTGGAGGATGAATACACCCTGCTGGTGACCGGTACCGTGCAGGAAGAAGACTGCGACGGCCTGTGCTGGCAGTACATCATTGAACAGTCCGGCATTCGCCCGGAGTTTGTCGTCAGTACCGAACCGACCGACTGCCAGATTTACCGCGGCCAGCGCGGACGCATGGAGATCCGCATCGACGTACAGGGCGTCAGCTGTCACGGATCTGCACCGGAACGCGGTGATAACGCCATCTTCAAAATGGGCCCGATCCTGGGTGATCTGCAGGAACTTTCCGCGCGCCTTGGTTATGACGAATTCCTCGGCAAGGGCACGCTGACTGTCTCCGAAATTTTCTTCACTTCACCGAGCCGTTGCGCCGTCGCCGACAGTTGCGCGGTCTCCATCGACCGTCGTCTGACCTGGGGCGAAACCTGGGAAGGCGCACTGGAAGAGATCCGCGCGCTGCCAGCCGTGAAGAAAGCGAACGCCGTGGTATCGATGTACAACTATGACCGTCCGTCCTGGACCGGCCTGGTTTATCCAACAGAGTGCTATTTCCCGACCTGGAAAGTCGAAGAAGATCACTTCACCGTCAGAGCGCTGAGCAATGCCTATGAAGGGCTGTTTGGCCAGTCACCGGTGGTTGATAAGTGGACCTTCTCCACCAATGGCGTCTCCATCATGGGCCGCCACGGCATTCCGGTTATCGGCTTTGGCCCGGGCAAAGAGCCGGAAGCCCACGCGCCGAACGAGAAAACCTGGAAAGCACATCTGGTGACCTGCGCCGCGATGTATGCCGCCATCCCACTGAGCTGGCTGGCAACAGAGTAA
- the dpaL gene encoding diaminopropionate ammonia-lyase → MSAFSLKIDIADNRYFNGETSPLFSRRQAQQARHFHQKITGYQPTPLYALKELSALLGIKNILVKDESQRFGLNAFKMLGGSYAIARLLCEKYQLNINDFSFDTIKTTIKEKMTFATTTDGNHGRGVAWAAKQLGQNAVVYMPKGSAQERVEAILKLGAECIVTDMNYDDTVRYTMKVAQENGWEVVQDTAWEGYTKIPTWIMQGYATLADEAVEQLTSMGISRPTHVFLQAGVGAMAGGVLGYLVDVYGASNLHSVVVEPELANCLYRSGVKGQIVNVGGDMATIMAGLACGEPNPLGWEVLRNCATQFISCQDAVAALGMRVLGNPLGHDPRVISGESGAVGTGILAAVHYHPQRDALMQKLKLDRDSVVLVISTEGDTDAKHYREVVWEGKHPATR, encoded by the coding sequence ATGTCTGCTTTCTCTCTCAAAATTGATATTGCCGACAATCGCTATTTTAACGGCGAGACGTCACCGCTCTTTTCGCGCAGGCAAGCGCAACAGGCGCGGCATTTCCACCAGAAAATTACCGGCTATCAGCCGACACCGCTGTACGCGCTGAAAGAGCTGTCAGCACTGCTGGGCATAAAAAATATTCTCGTCAAAGACGAGTCGCAACGCTTTGGTCTTAATGCTTTCAAGATGCTTGGCGGCTCTTACGCGATCGCGCGGTTGTTATGTGAAAAATACCAGTTAAACATCAACGATTTTTCCTTCGACACGATCAAAACCACGATCAAAGAAAAGATGACCTTCGCCACCACCACTGACGGTAACCATGGTCGTGGCGTGGCATGGGCGGCCAAACAGCTCGGGCAGAACGCCGTGGTGTACATGCCGAAAGGCTCGGCGCAGGAACGAGTCGAGGCGATCCTGAAACTCGGCGCCGAATGCATCGTGACTGACATGAACTACGACGACACCGTGCGCTACACCATGAAAGTGGCACAGGAGAACGGCTGGGAAGTGGTGCAGGACACGGCCTGGGAAGGTTACACCAAAATTCCGACCTGGATTATGCAAGGCTACGCCACCCTCGCTGACGAAGCAGTGGAACAGCTAACGTCAATGGGCATCAGCCGCCCTACCCACGTCTTCCTGCAGGCCGGCGTCGGCGCGATGGCAGGCGGCGTGCTGGGTTATCTGGTGGATGTCTACGGCGCCAGCAATCTCCACTCTGTCGTCGTGGAGCCGGAGCTGGCCAACTGCCTCTACCGTTCTGGCGTGAAGGGGCAAATCGTTAACGTCGGCGGCGACATGGCCACCATCATGGCCGGTCTGGCCTGTGGCGAACCAAACCCGCTCGGCTGGGAAGTTCTGCGCAATTGCGCGACGCAGTTTATCTCCTGCCAGGACGCCGTGGCGGCGCTCGGAATGCGCGTGCTCGGCAACCCGCTGGGCCACGACCCCCGGGTGATTTCCGGTGAGTCCGGCGCCGTGGGTACTGGCATTCTCGCCGCCGTGCATTACCACCCGCAGCGCGACGCCCTGATGCAAAAACTGAAGCTGGATCGCGACTCCGTGGTGCTGGTGATCAGCACCGAAGGCGATACCGACGCGAAACATTATCGGGAAGTGGTCTGGGAAGGCAAACACCCGGCAACGCGTTAA